In a genomic window of Sus scrofa isolate TJ Tabasco breed Duroc chromosome 4, Sscrofa11.1, whole genome shotgun sequence:
- the CIART gene encoding circadian-associated transcriptional repressor isoform X1: MSFSIVPETGNFGEGEKSYYYSTQYTPVSPSISQSLDSGFKLPRFALQLQVPIFGYSGSCSPASASEPMDSPSSVSSYSSYSLSSSFSTSPVNSDFGFPSDSEGEDKWAHGPRPDTVESRGGSRPSPGPIRCRQRPKVSSNQHTASHLEQRGLASSMAGSGVKRSRDGEVEPSLNIHGCTTEGDLLFAQKCKELQGFIRPLTDLLNGLKMGRFERGLSSFQQSVAMDRIQRIVGVLQKPQMGERYLATLLQVEGMLKIWFPHIAAQKSSLGSSRHQLTKHFPSHHSYPAASSPSPPMERMDHTQLRQLVLKPKQPWHLTELPAMNLTWIHTTPICNPPLSSPGAISFSHGPLGTGTSIGVILFLQHGVQPFAHSALATPVPSTTASPVTPGDPKKLSGEGPCCHSLPVTLPSDWNCNPSPPGLPVVTREMTIGHLEQMRSHPPVAPDVHPLNP, translated from the exons ATGAGTTTTTCTATTGTCCCCGAGACAGGTAAttttggggagggagagaagagctaCTATTATAGCACACAGTACACCCCAGTCTCCCCGTCCATTTCCCAATCCTTAGATTCTGGTTTCAAACTCCCTCGCTTTGCTCTTCAGTTGCAGGTCCCGATCTTTGGGTACTCCGGGAGCTGctctccagcctctgcttctgAACCTATGGATTCTCCATCTAGCGTTTCTTCCTATTCTTcctattctctttcttcctctttttccaccTCCCCAGTGAACAGTGACTTTGGCTTCCCCTCCGATAGTGAGGGGGAGGACAAGTGGGCCCATGGCCCCAGGCCAGACACTGTTGAGTCGAGGGGAGGTTCTCGGCCCAGTCCGGGTCCTATCCGCTGCAGGCAACGACCCAAGGTTTCCAGTAACCAACATACAGCATCTCACTTGGAACAGCGGGGCTTGGCTTCTTCTATGGCAGGATCTGGGGTCAAAAGATCGAGAGATGGTGAAGTGGAGCCAAGTCTAAATATCCACGGTTGTACCACCGAAGGAGATCTGCTCTTTGCTCAGAAG TGTAAAGAGCTCCAAGGATTCATTCGACCTCTGACAGACCTACTGAATGGGTTGAAGATGGGTCGATTTGAAAGAG GATTGAGCAGTTTCCAGCAGAGTGTAGCAATGGATAGGATCCAGCGTATCGTGGGTGTTTTGCAGAAGCCACAGATGGG AGAGCGTTATCTAGCAACCCTGCTACAGGTAGAAGGAATGTTAAAGATTTGGTTTCCTCATATAGCTGCCCAGAAGTCATCATTGGGTAGTAGCAGGCACCAGCTGACCAAG CATTTTCCAAGCCACCACAGTTATCCAGCTGCTTCCTCTCCTTCACCTCCCATGGAAAGGATGGACCATACACAGCTAAGACAGCTAGTACTGAAACCAAAGCAGCCCTGGCACCTCACTGAATTGCCAGCTATGAACCTCACTTGGATCCACACCACTCCAATTTGCAATCCCCCTCTCAGTTCCCCAGGTGCCATCTCCTTTAGCCATGGTCCTTTAGGCACTGGAACCAGCATCGGTGTCATCCTGTTCCTCCAGCATGGAGTACAGCCCTTCGCCCATTCAGCCCTAGCCACTCCAGTTCCATCTACTACAGCATCTCCTGTCACCCCTGGCGATCCTAAGAAACTATCTGGAGAGGGGCCTTGTTGCCACAGTTTGCCAGTAACTCTGCCATCAGACTGGAACTGTAACCCATCCCCTCCTGGTCTACCCGTTGTGACCAGAGAGATGACCATAGGACACCTAGAGCAGATGAGAAGCCATCCTCCAGTTGCTCCTGATGTCCATCCTCTCAACCCCTAA
- the CIART gene encoding circadian-associated transcriptional repressor isoform X3, whose protein sequence is MDSPSSVSSYSSYSLSSSFSTSPVNSDFGFPSDSEGEDKWAHGPRPDTVESRGGSRPSPGPIRCRQRPKVSSNQHTASHLEQRGLASSMAGSGVKRSRDGEVEPSLNIHGCTTEGDLLFAQKCKELQGFIRPLTDLLNGLKMGRFERGLSSFQQSVAMDRIQRIVGVLQKPQMGERYLATLLQVEGMLKIWFPHIAAQKSSLGSSRHQLTKHFPSHHSYPAASSPSPPMERMDHTQLRQLVLKPKQPWHLTELPAMNLTWIHTTPICNPPLSSPGAISFSHGPLGTGTSIGVILFLQHGVQPFAHSALATPVPSTTASPVTPGDPKKLSGEGPCCHSLPVTLPSDWNCNPSPPGLPVVTREMTIGHLEQMRSHPPVAPDVHPLNP, encoded by the exons ATGGATTCTCCATCTAGCGTTTCTTCCTATTCTTcctattctctttcttcctctttttccaccTCCCCAGTGAACAGTGACTTTGGCTTCCCCTCCGATAGTGAGGGGGAGGACAAGTGGGCCCATGGCCCCAGGCCAGACACTGTTGAGTCGAGGGGAGGTTCTCGGCCCAGTCCGGGTCCTATCCGCTGCAGGCAACGACCCAAGGTTTCCAGTAACCAACATACAGCATCTCACTTGGAACAGCGGGGCTTGGCTTCTTCTATGGCAGGATCTGGGGTCAAAAGATCGAGAGATGGTGAAGTGGAGCCAAGTCTAAATATCCACGGTTGTACCACCGAAGGAGATCTGCTCTTTGCTCAGAAG TGTAAAGAGCTCCAAGGATTCATTCGACCTCTGACAGACCTACTGAATGGGTTGAAGATGGGTCGATTTGAAAGAG GATTGAGCAGTTTCCAGCAGAGTGTAGCAATGGATAGGATCCAGCGTATCGTGGGTGTTTTGCAGAAGCCACAGATGGG AGAGCGTTATCTAGCAACCCTGCTACAGGTAGAAGGAATGTTAAAGATTTGGTTTCCTCATATAGCTGCCCAGAAGTCATCATTGGGTAGTAGCAGGCACCAGCTGACCAAG CATTTTCCAAGCCACCACAGTTATCCAGCTGCTTCCTCTCCTTCACCTCCCATGGAAAGGATGGACCATACACAGCTAAGACAGCTAGTACTGAAACCAAAGCAGCCCTGGCACCTCACTGAATTGCCAGCTATGAACCTCACTTGGATCCACACCACTCCAATTTGCAATCCCCCTCTCAGTTCCCCAGGTGCCATCTCCTTTAGCCATGGTCCTTTAGGCACTGGAACCAGCATCGGTGTCATCCTGTTCCTCCAGCATGGAGTACAGCCCTTCGCCCATTCAGCCCTAGCCACTCCAGTTCCATCTACTACAGCATCTCCTGTCACCCCTGGCGATCCTAAGAAACTATCTGGAGAGGGGCCTTGTTGCCACAGTTTGCCAGTAACTCTGCCATCAGACTGGAACTGTAACCCATCCCCTCCTGGTCTACCCGTTGTGACCAGAGAGATGACCATAGGACACCTAGAGCAGATGAGAAGCCATCCTCCAGTTGCTCCTGATGTCCATCCTCTCAACCCCTAA
- the CIART gene encoding circadian-associated transcriptional repressor isoform X2, with translation MQVRRLRGQLQVPIFGYSGSCSPASASEPMDSPSSVSSYSSYSLSSSFSTSPVNSDFGFPSDSEGEDKWAHGPRPDTVESRGGSRPSPGPIRCRQRPKVSSNQHTASHLEQRGLASSMAGSGVKRSRDGEVEPSLNIHGCTTEGDLLFAQKCKELQGFIRPLTDLLNGLKMGRFERGLSSFQQSVAMDRIQRIVGVLQKPQMGERYLATLLQVEGMLKIWFPHIAAQKSSLGSSRHQLTKHFPSHHSYPAASSPSPPMERMDHTQLRQLVLKPKQPWHLTELPAMNLTWIHTTPICNPPLSSPGAISFSHGPLGTGTSIGVILFLQHGVQPFAHSALATPVPSTTASPVTPGDPKKLSGEGPCCHSLPVTLPSDWNCNPSPPGLPVVTREMTIGHLEQMRSHPPVAPDVHPLNP, from the exons ATGCAAGTGAGGAGACTCAGAGGACAG TTGCAGGTCCCGATCTTTGGGTACTCCGGGAGCTGctctccagcctctgcttctgAACCTATGGATTCTCCATCTAGCGTTTCTTCCTATTCTTcctattctctttcttcctctttttccaccTCCCCAGTGAACAGTGACTTTGGCTTCCCCTCCGATAGTGAGGGGGAGGACAAGTGGGCCCATGGCCCCAGGCCAGACACTGTTGAGTCGAGGGGAGGTTCTCGGCCCAGTCCGGGTCCTATCCGCTGCAGGCAACGACCCAAGGTTTCCAGTAACCAACATACAGCATCTCACTTGGAACAGCGGGGCTTGGCTTCTTCTATGGCAGGATCTGGGGTCAAAAGATCGAGAGATGGTGAAGTGGAGCCAAGTCTAAATATCCACGGTTGTACCACCGAAGGAGATCTGCTCTTTGCTCAGAAG TGTAAAGAGCTCCAAGGATTCATTCGACCTCTGACAGACCTACTGAATGGGTTGAAGATGGGTCGATTTGAAAGAG GATTGAGCAGTTTCCAGCAGAGTGTAGCAATGGATAGGATCCAGCGTATCGTGGGTGTTTTGCAGAAGCCACAGATGGG AGAGCGTTATCTAGCAACCCTGCTACAGGTAGAAGGAATGTTAAAGATTTGGTTTCCTCATATAGCTGCCCAGAAGTCATCATTGGGTAGTAGCAGGCACCAGCTGACCAAG CATTTTCCAAGCCACCACAGTTATCCAGCTGCTTCCTCTCCTTCACCTCCCATGGAAAGGATGGACCATACACAGCTAAGACAGCTAGTACTGAAACCAAAGCAGCCCTGGCACCTCACTGAATTGCCAGCTATGAACCTCACTTGGATCCACACCACTCCAATTTGCAATCCCCCTCTCAGTTCCCCAGGTGCCATCTCCTTTAGCCATGGTCCTTTAGGCACTGGAACCAGCATCGGTGTCATCCTGTTCCTCCAGCATGGAGTACAGCCCTTCGCCCATTCAGCCCTAGCCACTCCAGTTCCATCTACTACAGCATCTCCTGTCACCCCTGGCGATCCTAAGAAACTATCTGGAGAGGGGCCTTGTTGCCACAGTTTGCCAGTAACTCTGCCATCAGACTGGAACTGTAACCCATCCCCTCCTGGTCTACCCGTTGTGACCAGAGAGATGACCATAGGACACCTAGAGCAGATGAGAAGCCATCCTCCAGTTGCTCCTGATGTCCATCCTCTCAACCCCTAA